In Acidobacteriota bacterium, a single genomic region encodes these proteins:
- a CDS encoding HupE/UreJ family protein has product MPGSVTVQVLVKQQDDRLQVLVRTPLEAMQEMQFPVNYRGILDLEALRASGLLVEAANRWITPNLDLYAGRDQLPTTTVQAVRLSIPSDRSFADFDRALAHIREPPLPATTQLVWRQALLDVHLETPLGTHGASERPRFSIDPRFGRLGLQVLTVIRYESSDGDARALQLAAEPGRVRLDPNWAQASIHFVAMGFEHILSGLDHLLFLVCLVAPLRRLRQLVLVVTSFTVAHSITLIASAAGLAPRALWFPTLVEVLIALSIVYMAFENILGVGQDRRWTAAFGFGLVHGFGFSFALSESLQFAGSHLVTSLLAFNVGVELGQLLVLLLLIPLLDFAFRRLPNERLGIILVSALIVHTAWHWTGDRGSDLLQYRPQAPLLDRIPDGVLPWALVIAAAAVPTSQWLRRRPANGHRCPSNLRRWRNALPKRRRERAAHYRSPTRDQ; this is encoded by the coding sequence GTGCCCGGCAGCGTCACGGTCCAGGTCCTCGTCAAACAGCAGGACGACCGGCTTCAGGTGCTCGTGCGCACGCCGCTCGAAGCGATGCAGGAGATGCAGTTCCCGGTCAACTATCGAGGCATCCTCGACCTCGAGGCGCTACGCGCCAGCGGCCTGCTCGTGGAAGCCGCCAACCGCTGGATCACGCCCAACCTCGACCTGTACGCCGGCCGCGACCAACTGCCGACGACGACCGTCCAGGCGGTCCGGCTGTCGATCCCGTCCGACCGCTCCTTCGCCGACTTCGACCGCGCCCTTGCCCACATCCGCGAGCCACCCCTGCCGGCCACAACGCAGCTCGTCTGGCGGCAGGCGCTGCTCGATGTCCACCTGGAGACGCCGCTCGGCACTCATGGCGCCAGCGAACGACCCCGGTTCTCGATCGACCCCCGTTTCGGCCGCCTGGGCCTGCAGGTGCTCACGGTCATTCGCTACGAGTCGTCCGACGGCGATGCGCGAGCGCTTCAGCTCGCCGCCGAACCCGGCCGGGTCCGCCTCGACCCGAACTGGGCGCAAGCCTCGATCCACTTCGTCGCGATGGGCTTCGAACACATCCTGAGCGGCCTCGACCACCTGCTCTTCCTGGTCTGCCTGGTGGCGCCGCTACGCCGCCTGCGCCAGCTCGTGCTCGTCGTGACCTCGTTCACGGTGGCCCACTCAATCACCCTGATCGCCTCGGCGGCTGGTCTAGCGCCACGCGCGCTCTGGTTCCCGACTCTGGTCGAGGTCCTGATCGCGCTCTCGATCGTCTACATGGCCTTCGAGAACATCCTCGGAGTGGGCCAGGACCGCCGCTGGACCGCCGCCTTCGGCTTCGGCCTCGTCCACGGCTTCGGCTTCTCATTCGCCCTCAGCGAGTCCCTCCAGTTCGCGGGCTCGCATCTCGTCACCTCGCTGCTCGCCTTCAACGTCGGCGTCGAACTCGGCCAGCTCCTGGTCCTGCTGCTGCTGATTCCCCTGCTGGACTTCGCCTTCCGCCGCCTGCCCAACGAGCGCCTCGGGATCATCCTCGTCTCGGCCCTCATCGTCCACACCGCCTGGCACTGGACCGGCGACCGGGGTTCAGACCTGCTGCAGTACCGCCCCCAAGCGCCGCTGCTGGATCGGATCCCCGACGGCGTCCTGCCCTGGGCTCTGGTGATCGCGGCGGCCGCGGTGCCCACCAGCCAGTGGTTGCGCCGACGACCCGCAAACGGTCATCGTTGCCCAAGCAACCTGCGACGATGGAGAAACGCGCTCCCCAAGCGGCGCAGAGAACGCGCTGCCCATTACCGCTCGCCTACCCGCGATCAGTGA